GCGGGCTGACCGCGCTGATGCAGGCGGGCTTCGAGACGCTGATCGAGGCCGGCTACGCGCCCGAGATGGCGTACTTCGAGTGCATCCACGAGGTGAAGCTGATCGTCGATCTGATCTACGAGGGCGGGATCGCGAACATGCGCTACTCGGTCTCGAACACCGCGCGCTACGGCGATCTGACACGCGGGCCGCGCGTCGTCACGGCCGAGACGAAGGCGGAGATGAAGCGGATCCTCGGCGAGATCCAGTCCGGGCGCTTCGCCAGCGAGTGGCTGCAGGAGGCGCGAGTCGGCAAGCCCGTCTTCACCGCGCTCGGCAAGCTCGGCGAAGAGCACCCGGTCGAGAAGATCGGCAAGGAGCTGCGCGCGATGATGCCCTGGCTGCGGGAGAACCGGCTCGTCGACCGCAGTCGGAACTAGAGGTGGAGCGATGACGCAGCGCGAGGAGTCACGGGAGCGCAGGCGGCGCCGTCGCGGCGCCCGGCGCGGTCGACGCCGTGCGGTGTACCTGCTCCCGAACCTGATCACCAGCACCGGCTTCATGCTCGGCTTCTGGTCGATCACGCTCTCGATCCGCGGCGAGTTCGAGAAGGCGGCGCTCGCGATCGTGCTCGCGACCTTCTGCGACATGCTCGACGGACGCATCGCGCGCGCCACCCACTCCCAGAGCCGCTTCGGCTTCGAGTTCGACTCGCTCTCGGACCTGACGGCCTTCGGGCTCGCGCCGGCACTCCTGATGTACAACTGGATGCTCCTGCCGCTGGGGCCGCGTGGCTGGCTGATCGCGGGGCTCTTCGCGCTCTGCGCGGCGCTGCGGTTGGCGCGCTTCAACGCGCGCGCCGACGAGCCGAGCACGAAGTACTTCCAGGGCGTCGCGTCGACCTTCGCCGGCGGAATGGTCGCGGCGA
This region of Deltaproteobacteria bacterium genomic DNA includes:
- the pssA gene encoding CDP-diacylglycerol--serine O-phosphatidyltransferase — encoded protein: MTQREESRERRRRRRGARRGRRRAVYLLPNLITSTGFMLGFWSITLSIRGEFEKAALAIVLATFCDMLDGRIARATHSQSRFGFEFDSLSDLTAFGLAPALLMYNWMLLPLGPRGWLIAGLFALCAALRLARFNARADEPSTKYFQGVASTFAGGMVAATVWFIGWIGYAPPFPRPLGVVITSFFALLALLMVSTIPYPSLKAVKIEGARGYPALVALIVFAIVVLLNHEPMLFGLGLAYVLSGPVVWWLERRKPRSASAALESGAGTGTGHDT